One region of Quercus lobata isolate SW786 chromosome 2, ValleyOak3.0 Primary Assembly, whole genome shotgun sequence genomic DNA includes:
- the LOC115975123 gene encoding MICOS complex subunit Mic10-like, which yields MAAEKSNQIVGQSKYDLDAKWDACLDLTVRRFVYSSFAGTFGGLLFFRSPVSRWASVAFGAGVGIGSAYTECSHLFDGSPAKLTAPKITETPAPQDGQD from the exons ATGGCGGCTGAGAAGAGCAACCAGATTGTGGGCCAATCCAAATACGACTTGGACGCTAAGTGGGATGCGTGTCTCGATCTGACGGTTCGCCGCTTCGTCTACTCATCCTTCGCCGGCACCTTCGGTGGCCTCCTTTTCTTCA GGAGTCCTGTTTCTCGTTGGGCATCTGTAGCTTTTGGTGCTGGAGTGGGTATTGGATCTGCATACACAGAGTGttctcatttatttgatggatCTCCTGCAAAGTTGACAGCTCCTAAGATTACAGAGACTCCTGCTCCTCAG GATGGCCAGGACTAA